CCAGAAGCTTCTGATATGCCTGAAATACGGTTCCGGAATACGCTTTCGCCGGAACAGAATCGGTTGCCGAATTCTGCTGTGGCTTAAAGAACAGGTAACCCAGAAGCGGTGTTACCGTGACGGAAGAAAGCCAGCTGAGGCTCAGTGATATCAGGATCACCCAAAACAGTGAGTTGGTATATTCGCCGGTCGCATCTTCCGACCAGCCAATGGCTGCAAATGCGAGCACGCCAATGGCCGTAGCACCAAACAACGGCCATTGGTTCTGTCCAACGACGTCACGGACCACTTCCAACTTGTCTTCGCCTGCTTCAATGCGAACCTTGATACCTTCGATGATGATGATGGCATTATCGGTCAACATGCACAGAGCAATGATCAGCGCCCCTAGTGAGATCCGCTCCATGAGCAGATTCCCCTCTAAGGACATCACCATGAACGTGGCCATGATCGTCAGGAACAAGACCACCCCGATAATGATCCCCGTTTTTCGCCCCATGGTCAGCAGCAATACCACAATCACGATACTGACGGCCTTCACAAGGTTGAAAACGAAATCAGAAGTCGCCTCGCTGACCGCCTCTGGCTGGAAATTGATTTCGCCAATTTCAATTCCGATCGGCTGTTCCGATTTCAATGCGGCCAGCTTCTCGCGAACTCCTTCGCCGACGCGCACGACGTTCCCACCCTGGATGGTCGAGATGCCGATGCCGATAGCTGGCTGACCGTCGAAACGGAGAATACGGCGAGGCGGGTCGGCGTAACCTCTTTCGATATCGGCGATATCACGCAGCGTAAACTGACGCCCTGAGTCGTTCGAGCCGACAACCAGATCAAGCATTTCAGCAGGCGATTGAAAACCACCTTCCGGGTCGAGCGCCGGATGCTCCCCGCCGACTCGAATGCGGCCACCGTCTGCCGCGATGTTCTGCGCTTGAAGTAAATCGTATATCTGTTGTTCGTTGATTCCCAACCGCGCCAGTCGTTGGCGAGGAATCTGCAAGAACACTTGCTCTTGCTGTTCGCCAAACAGTTCAACCTTCTTGACGTTGTCTACCAGAAGCAGTTCGCGGCGGAGAAATTCGGCGTAGCGCCGCAGTTCCGGGTAGGTATATCCTTCGCCACTTATGGCGAGGAAAATACCGTAGACATCGCCGAAATCGTCGATCACCATCGACTGGCCTCGGACGGATGGAGGCAATTGAGACTGTGCGTCAGAGATTTTACGCCGCAGTTCGTCCCAAACTTGGGGGATGCGTCTCTTATCGAAGCGATCGCGGATGATTGCTTTCACAATTGAACGCCCTCGAACCGACTCCGATTCGACCCGTTCAAGCTGGCCTAGTTGCTGGCATGCGTTTTCGATGGGATTGGTCACCTCCATCGCAACTTCTTCCGCGCTTGCGCCAGGATAGGGCGTAATGATCAAGGCTTCCTTGATCGTGAATTCGGGATCCTCCAGACGCCCGAGCGAGTTGTAGGCACCAATCCCCCCCACGATGAGAATTACCATCGCTACAAAAACAACGCGATCATATTTGACCGAGAAAACACCTGGGTTCATGGTCGGCTTTCTCCTAGGGCATTCCCAAGATCTCGAACCTGCATTCCATCTCGCAGGAATCGAGTGCCGGCCACGACAATGCGATCTCCAGGTTCGGCTCCCTCCATGATTTCCACCCGACCGCCGGTAGCCTCGCCCAGGGTAACCTTGCGGGGGCTTACCTTGCTATCTTCACCTAGGCTCCAAATGACCTGTTCACCTGAAGAGTTTTGGGTAACGGCCTCGACCGGAACGAGAACCCGTGCGTCTAGCACGCTTGCGCGGCGATAGCGAACCGATACACTAGCGGTCATCCCTGGCAGGACTCTTATGTTTTCTGGAGCTTCCATGGCCACACGAACATTGAATGTTTGCGTGACCGGATCTGCGACCTGAGCAATCTCACGAATTCGCACTGGGAACTCAATGCCTGGAGCGGCGCTAAGAGTCGCCGTCATCTGCAGGATGTCCGCCTGAAGAATATCCGCAACCATAACGGTTTCAGGTACATCGACGGCGATGTCAATCTCTTCTGTGTCTTGGAACTGAACCACGCGATCGCCGGCCGTAATGTTTTGCCCCTGATCAACGAAACGCTGGGCAATCACGCCGTCGTAGGGAGCGAAAATAGTAGAATCAGAGAGTTGAATCTGCGCTTCAACAACACGGCTTTCCAACCCTCGAACCTGAGCTTCCATCGCCTCGATATCTTCTTCACGTCCGATAGTCCCTTTCTCAAGTGACTCTTGCGCTGAAGCGTAATCTTCTTGCGAGATCTTATAGTTCGTTTGAATCCGGTCCAGCTCCTGTTGCGAAACCGCATTGCGCTGGGAAAGTGCAATGGCACGCGTGTACTCCGTCCGAGCATTTTCCAGCCTGAGTGCCGAGGCACGAACCTGGGCTTCTCTTCGTCGGATCTCTTCGGGACGTTCCCCTGCCAATAGCGCCCTCAGCGCTGCTCTGGCCTGGTCGAGTTCACCCTTTAAGGAGGTCAGGCGAGCCTGGAATTCATCTTGTCGCAACCGGGCGATCAAATCCCCTTTGGCAACCTTATCGCCTTCTTTGATCGGCAATTCCGAAAGCAGGCCAGCAACTCGAAACGCCAGTTCTACGCGTCGGGACGCTTCAACGGTCCCAGGAAACGAGCGTTGGCGAGACTCCTCGCCTTCTACGACCAGTAGCGTTTTGACGGGGCGAATGACTTCCACCTCTGGAGCCTTTTCTGTCCCGCACCCCAAGGTAAAAGCCACCAAGACCAATCCCAATGTGATAGGGATAAAAGAACCGTCTCGCATATTCGTCAGGCCCATTTACACTTCACGCGTATTACATAAGACACCATCGGAAGCACAGATTAGTATTGTCGAAAACAATGTGCATGGCACTACCGGATGATTCCCGAAGCTTTCGATTTTCCCAAAAGAACAATCCCAGTTCGTCTCTGCACGTTCATGGGTACTCCCATGGTTATGCATAGAATTCCGTACGGCTGTCATCACTCCCCCAGAAAATTCGCCTACTTACTGGGAAGGTGTGGCAAAGTGTAGTTAATCGTTCCGATTCGACCTGGATTTGATGAAATCTAACAGAACCTGGACACCCATCGTTCCCAACAAGGAATCACGAGTTCCTCAGTTTTTCAGCCAAACGAGCTCCGGATATCTCACTTGTCGTCAGCCATCACTAGTATGATGTTGAGCTTTGCTTGAGCCATGACGAGTGACGGGAAACGGGTGCCATTAGAATAGCAAGCGTCAATGGCAGAGCGCGCAGGGCGAACCGGTCAAGCATGATGGAGTCCAGTGCTTCGGATAGCCTGATCAGAAGATAGATCGAGTGATAGCGCGGACCTGTTTTGTCCTCGCTATCTAAGGTGGCGTCAAATTATCTTGGTGATGCCGAGAATTGGTCGCTGGATCGTATTCCCTTAGTTCTGGGCTGCATGCTTCTCGATGAAGTCGGCCACTCGTTTAGGATCGGGGTGAGTAAAGTGATGTCCTTGCGACTTTTCCGTTCCCTCCTGGACTTCAATGATTTCGATATCGCCACCTAATTTGCGATAACGCTCGGCCAAAATGAAGGTGTTTTCCGTCGGTAGAACGACGACATCATTCAGCGAAACAATATGCAAGACGGGGATCTTGGCTTCGGCGATCGGGGCCAGGATGTCGATAGGGTTCTTTTGGTAGGCCAACGCTTCGGCTTCTGAGAAGTCGTACTCCTTGAGCAAACGTTGCCAGGTTCCACTGCTGCCGACTCCTTTTCCCTTGCCTCCTGGCCAGCTCTTGATGTCGCATACGGGCGTATCGGCATAAATGCACGCAACCCTATCGGGGTGCCGAGCTGCCCAGCCGTAGACGAATAAGCCACCACGGCTAACACCTTCCAGGGCAACTCGCTTGGACAGTCCCTTTGCTGTGACGAAATCGTAGAAGTTATCCCAGTGCCCCATCGCCCTGGGGCTGCCGAGCATGTCATCGGTATTGATGTAAGCGACATGGAACCCACGCTCTAATAGCAGCACGTCAGCTTCCGCATGAAAGCCAGGGAAGCGAGCTCGCCAAACCCAGGGATTTCCGGGTGCGGTCTGCTTAGGGACGACAACGTAGGCAGGCCGCTGGTCGACCTTGAAGTCGTATTTTGAGTACCCATTCCACTGCGACTCAGATCCCGGCCAATCTGCTGAGGCAACTGAGGCAAGGAGGAAAATAGCGAACAGAACAGTGGTAGTGAATAGATGCGAGCGATACACGGCAGGCTTTTCCTGGGATGTGGGGCGA
Above is a window of Blastopirellula marina DNA encoding:
- a CDS encoding efflux RND transporter permease subunit — protein: MNPGVFSVKYDRVVFVAMVILIVGGIGAYNSLGRLEDPEFTIKEALIITPYPGASAEEVAMEVTNPIENACQQLGQLERVESESVRGRSIVKAIIRDRFDKRRIPQVWDELRRKISDAQSQLPPSVRGQSMVIDDFGDVYGIFLAISGEGYTYPELRRYAEFLRRELLLVDNVKKVELFGEQQEQVFLQIPRQRLARLGINEQQIYDLLQAQNIAADGGRIRVGGEHPALDPEGGFQSPAEMLDLVVGSNDSGRQFTLRDIADIERGYADPPRRILRFDGQPAIGIGISTIQGGNVVRVGEGVREKLAALKSEQPIGIEIGEINFQPEAVSEATSDFVFNLVKAVSIVIVVLLLTMGRKTGIIIGVVLFLTIMATFMVMSLEGNLLMERISLGALIIALCMLTDNAIIIIEGIKVRIEAGEDKLEVVRDVVGQNQWPLFGATAIGVLAFAAIGWSEDATGEYTNSLFWVILISLSLSWLSSVTVTPLLGYLFFKPQQNSATDSVPAKAYSGTVFQAYQKLLGLALRNRWGVVIASVVMFVLSLYGFTWVDQSFFPPATRPQFMVDVFLPSATHIRQTESFAEEIEDYLQSQDGVSHVASFVGSGGMRFLLVYSPESENRAYVQFLVQVDDPDKIGPLVASVQKHLDQQYPDANAVAKQFLLGPGAGGRIQARFQGPDPKVLRQLADQALTVIEDDGNAVGIRHDWRDREKVVRPNLFESQARRNGLTRVDVARTLQSSMEGRVVGFYREPGSAGSGVYPQESRLLPIVSRPPIDERSDVAAIDSMQIWSPVAGRMIPLSQVVADVGVVWEDPIVHRRDRFPTLTVHADPRQGLPSQLFNRIRSDIEAIELPPGYSLQWGGEYEDSARARTALAQPLPYFLALMGFIVVCLFNSFRVTALIWLIMPLSIIGVTVGLLLTGQPFGFMALLGVLSLGGELIKNQIVVVSKIETEIANGKSPYDAIIYGGTSKMRPVSMVVLTTVLGMIPLLKDPFFGAMAVCIMFGLSFAAVLSLFVTPVMYAIMYNIHEKPGETS
- a CDS encoding alpha/beta hydrolase family protein, coding for MYRSHLFTTTVLFAIFLLASVASADWPGSESQWNGYSKYDFKVDQRPAYVVVPKQTAPGNPWVWRARFPGFHAEADVLLLERGFHVAYINTDDMLGSPRAMGHWDNFYDFVTAKGLSKRVALEGVSRGGLFVYGWAARHPDRVACIYADTPVCDIKSWPGGKGKGVGSSGTWQRLLKEYDFSEAEALAYQKNPIDILAPIAEAKIPVLHIVSLNDVVVLPTENTFILAERYRKLGGDIEIIEVQEGTEKSQGHHFTHPDPKRVADFIEKHAAQN
- a CDS encoding efflux RND transporter periplasmic adaptor subunit, whose product is MAFTLGCGTEKAPEVEVIRPVKTLLVVEGEESRQRSFPGTVEASRRVELAFRVAGLLSELPIKEGDKVAKGDLIARLRQDEFQARLTSLKGELDQARAALRALLAGERPEEIRRREAQVRASALRLENARTEYTRAIALSQRNAVSQQELDRIQTNYKISQEDYASAQESLEKGTIGREEDIEAMEAQVRGLESRVVEAQIQLSDSTIFAPYDGVIAQRFVDQGQNITAGDRVVQFQDTEEIDIAVDVPETVMVADILQADILQMTATLSAAPGIEFPVRIREIAQVADPVTQTFNVRVAMEAPENIRVLPGMTASVSVRYRRASVLDARVLVPVEAVTQNSSGEQVIWSLGEDSKVSPRKVTLGEATGGRVEIMEGAEPGDRIVVAGTRFLRDGMQVRDLGNALGESRP